In Sphaeramia orbicularis chromosome 1, fSphaOr1.1, whole genome shotgun sequence, a genomic segment contains:
- the tmem176 gene encoding transmembrane protein 176: protein MAVAVTRDLTVQVLEDVNAAKLTDRQQALRAAIQRGEPKSLGVSQVMLGLMIIFYSIPLHLRSSSIIEYTEVIRLGVPWWSGLIFITAGAVAIFLDKHCNMKILQVCLIVSMLSVALSIVALIIYIVDFKKNPVSECIKQEYEDCDDKHYALNLSKGMKSALLLFTLTQTIISAIVCFLLYRQRRNFGQYATLNEGAPSSPTTVIPPELN, encoded by the exons ATGGCGGTGGCAGTCACCAGGGATCTGACGGTGCAGGTGCTGGAGGATGTAAACGCTGCCAAGTTGACGGACAGACAGCAGGCTCTGCGAGCTGCTATTCAGAGAGGAGAGCCCAAAAGTCTGGGG gtgagTCAGGTGATGCTGGGGCTGATgatcatattctattctattcctctgCACCTCAGAAGTAGTTCCATCATAGAATATACTGAAGTGATCAGACTGGGAGTTCCCTGGTGGAGTGGCCTCATA TTTATCACAGCAGGGGCTGTCGCCATCTTCTTGGACAAACACTGCAACATGAAGATT TTGCAGGTGTGTTTGATTGTGAGCATGTTGTCCGTGGCGCTGTCCATTGTGGCTCTCATCATCTACATTGTGGACTTTAAGAAGAACCCAGTGTCTGAGTGTATCAAGCAGGAGTATGAAGATTGCGATGATAAACACTACGCCTTG AATCTGAGCAAAGGGATGAAGTCAGCCCTCCTCCTCTTCACCCTGACCCAGACTATCATCTCTGCCATCGTCTGCTTCCTCCTCTACAGACAGAGACGGAACTTCGGACAGTACgct ACTCTCAACGAAGGCGCTCCATCTAGTCCGACAACAGTTATACCACCTGAGTTGAACTGA